Proteins encoded in a region of the Paenibacillus pedocola genome:
- the fusA gene encoding elongation factor G — protein sequence MAREFSLKNTRNIGIMAHIDAGKTTTTERILFYTGRTHKIGEVHEGAATMDWMEQEQERGITITSAATTAAWKGHRINIIDTPGHVDFTVEVERSLRVLDGAVGVFSAKEGVEPQSETVWRQADRYGVPRIAYVNKMDIIGADFLNVVESMRDRLQANAVAIQLPIGAENDFVGIIDLVEQKAHIFKDDLGQNIEVTDIPAEYLEQVETLRLELIEKVAELDEDLTMKYLEGEEITVDEIKAALRKGVVEVKIFPVIVGSSYRNKGVQLMMDAVVDYLPSPLDVPAIQGHLDDGTEAVRHSSDEEPFSALAFKIMTDPYVGKLTFFRVYSGVLESGSYVVNATKNKRERIGRILQMHANSRQEISIVYAGDIAAAVGLKDTSTGDTLCDEKHPVILESMNFPDPVIEIAVEPKTKADQDKLGVALGKLTEEDPTLRAHTDEETGQTILAGMGELHLDIIIDRMRREFKVETNVGKPQVAYRETFKAPARVEGKFVRQSGGRGQYGHVWVEFEPLEPGTGSQFESKVVGGSVPREYIAPALAGIEEQMKNGVIAGFPLVDVKATIVDGSYHDVDSNEMAFKIAGSMALKAAKDKCKPVLLEPIMKVEVTVPEEYMGDVMGMLNSRRGRIEGMDSRGGAQIIRAKVPLSEMFGYSTTLRSGTQGRGVFSMELSHYEEVPKSIAEEIVSKNKGGE from the coding sequence ATGGCAAGAGAGTTCTCCTTAAAAAATACACGCAATATCGGGATCATGGCACATATTGATGCTGGTAAGACTACTACCACTGAGCGGATTCTATTCTACACAGGCCGTACGCACAAAATCGGTGAAGTTCACGAGGGTGCAGCTACAATGGACTGGATGGAACAAGAGCAAGAGCGCGGAATTACCATTACTTCCGCCGCTACAACCGCTGCTTGGAAGGGTCACCGCATCAATATCATTGATACCCCTGGACACGTTGACTTCACTGTTGAAGTTGAACGTTCCCTGCGTGTATTGGATGGAGCAGTTGGTGTTTTCAGTGCGAAAGAAGGCGTTGAGCCTCAGTCTGAAACTGTATGGAGACAGGCTGACCGGTATGGCGTTCCCCGCATCGCATATGTAAACAAAATGGATATCATCGGCGCGGACTTCCTTAACGTTGTAGAAAGCATGCGTGATCGCCTGCAAGCCAATGCAGTTGCAATTCAACTGCCAATTGGCGCCGAAAACGACTTCGTGGGTATTATTGACCTGGTTGAGCAAAAAGCTCACATCTTTAAAGATGATCTGGGTCAAAACATTGAAGTAACGGACATTCCGGCTGAATATCTGGAACAAGTTGAGACTCTGCGTCTTGAACTGATCGAGAAAGTTGCAGAACTTGACGAAGACCTGACTATGAAGTACCTGGAAGGTGAAGAAATTACAGTTGATGAGATCAAAGCTGCTCTGCGCAAAGGCGTAGTAGAAGTTAAGATCTTCCCTGTAATCGTTGGATCCTCCTACCGCAACAAAGGTGTTCAGCTTATGATGGACGCTGTCGTTGATTACTTGCCATCCCCACTGGATGTACCGGCTATTCAAGGTCATCTGGATGACGGTACTGAAGCGGTTCGTCACTCTTCGGACGAAGAACCATTCTCAGCATTGGCATTTAAAATCATGACTGACCCTTATGTTGGTAAACTTACGTTCTTCCGCGTGTATTCCGGTGTTCTGGAATCCGGTTCTTATGTAGTTAATGCTACTAAGAACAAACGTGAGCGTATCGGCCGTATTCTGCAGATGCACGCTAACAGCCGTCAAGAAATCTCCATCGTTTACGCTGGTGATATCGCAGCAGCTGTTGGTTTGAAAGATACAAGTACAGGCGATACACTTTGCGATGAGAAACATCCGGTAATCCTGGAGTCGATGAACTTCCCTGATCCGGTTATCGAAATCGCAGTTGAACCAAAAACCAAAGCCGACCAAGATAAATTGGGCGTTGCTCTCGGTAAGCTGACTGAAGAAGATCCAACTCTTCGTGCGCATACTGATGAAGAAACTGGCCAAACCATCCTGGCAGGTATGGGTGAGCTTCACCTTGATATTATCATCGACCGTATGCGCCGCGAATTCAAAGTAGAAACCAATGTGGGTAAACCACAGGTTGCTTACCGCGAAACATTCAAAGCACCAGCACGTGTTGAAGGTAAATTCGTTCGCCAATCCGGCGGTCGCGGTCAGTACGGTCACGTATGGGTTGAATTCGAACCTCTCGAGCCAGGTACTGGCAGCCAATTCGAAAGTAAAGTTGTCGGTGGTTCTGTACCTAGAGAATACATCGCTCCTGCACTTGCCGGTATTGAAGAGCAAATGAAAAACGGCGTAATTGCAGGCTTCCCGCTTGTAGACGTTAAGGCAACCATCGTTGATGGTTCTTATCATGATGTTGACTCCAACGAAATGGCGTTCAAAATTGCCGGCTCGATGGCACTCAAAGCAGCTAAAGACAAGTGTAAGCCTGTCCTGCTTGAGCCAATCATGAAAGTGGAAGTAACTGTTCCTGAGGAATATATGGGCGATGTTATGGGTATGCTGAACTCCCGTCGCGGTAGAATCGAAGGTATGGATTCCCGTGGTGGTGCGCAGATTATCCGTGCTAAGGTGCCTCTTTCCGAAATGTTCGGATACTCCACAACTCTCCGTTCCGGTACTCAAGGACGCGGTGTATTCTCAATGGAGCTTTCTCACTATGAAGAAGTACCTAAATCCATTGCAGAAGAAATCGTTTCTAAGAACAAAGGTGGAGAATAG
- the rpsG gene encoding 30S ribosomal protein S7 — protein MPRKGPVTKRDVLPDPLYNSKLVTRLINRIMLGGKRGVAQSILYNSFKLIQERTGKDPMEVFEAAIKNIMPVLEVKARRVGGANYQVPIEVKPERRTALGLRWLVNYSRNRGEKTMEERLAAEIIDASNNTGASVKKREDTHKMAEANKAFAHYRW, from the coding sequence ATGCCACGCAAAGGTCCAGTTACTAAGAGAGATGTATTGCCAGATCCATTGTATAATAGCAAGTTGGTTACCCGTTTGATCAACCGTATTATGCTGGGTGGTAAAAGAGGTGTCGCTCAAAGCATTCTGTACAATTCGTTTAAATTGATCCAAGAACGTACGGGCAAAGATCCGATGGAAGTTTTCGAAGCTGCCATCAAGAATATCATGCCGGTATTGGAAGTTAAGGCTCGCCGTGTCGGCGGTGCTAACTACCAAGTGCCTATCGAGGTTAAACCTGAGAGACGTACTGCTCTGGGATTACGTTGGCTCGTGAACTACTCACGTAACCGCGGCGAGAAGACTATGGAAGAACGTTTGGCGGCTGAAATCATCGACGCTTCCAACAACACAGGCGCTTCTGTTAAGAAACGTGAAGACACGCACAAAATGGCTGAAGCGAACAAAGCGTTTGCTCACTACCGCTGGTAG
- the rpsL gene encoding 30S ribosomal protein S12 encodes MPTINQLVRKGRQAKIEKSKSPALQKGFNALKREATNLSAPQKRGVCTRVGTMTPRKPNSALRKYARVRLTNRLEVTAYIPGIGHNLQEHSVVLLRGGKVKDLAGVRYHIVRGALDTAGVANRMQARSKYGAKRPKAKK; translated from the coding sequence ATGCCAACTATTAATCAACTGGTTCGTAAAGGCCGTCAAGCCAAAATCGAGAAATCCAAGTCTCCTGCTCTTCAAAAAGGGTTCAACGCCCTGAAGCGTGAGGCAACAAATTTGAGCGCCCCGCAAAAACGCGGTGTGTGCACTCGTGTAGGCACAATGACTCCACGTAAACCAAACTCAGCGCTTCGTAAGTATGCCCGTGTTCGTTTGACGAACCGTCTTGAGGTGACTGCTTACATTCCGGGTATCGGACACAACCTTCAAGAGCACAGTGTAGTATTGCTGCGCGGAGGTAAAGTTAAGGACCTTGCAGGAGTTCGTTACCACATCGTGCGTGGCGCTCTGGATACTGCAGGCGTAGCTAACCGGATGCAAGCTCGTTCCAAGTATGGTGCGAAACGTCCTAAGGCTAAGAAATAA
- a CDS encoding ribosomal L7Ae/L30e/S12e/Gadd45 family protein has translation MTDDRGLQDAQVKIGTKQTVKAVELGQAAEVYVAEDGDQRLTSRIVLLCDKQGVKVTYVDTMLNLGKACGIEVGAAMAAVLKQ, from the coding sequence ATGACTGATGATAGAGGACTGCAGGATGCTCAGGTCAAGATCGGTACCAAACAAACCGTTAAGGCGGTAGAGTTGGGCCAAGCCGCAGAAGTCTATGTGGCAGAGGACGGAGATCAACGGCTTACTTCCAGAATTGTTTTGCTTTGTGACAAACAAGGCGTGAAGGTCACTTATGTGGACACGATGCTGAATTTGGGCAAAGCTTGCGGTATAGAAGTTGGTGCTGCTATGGCAGCCGTCTTAAAACAATAG
- the rpoC gene encoding DNA-directed RNA polymerase subunit beta', whose amino-acid sequence MLDVNNFEFMKIGLASPEKIRSWSRGEVKKPETINYRTLKPEKEGLFCERIFGPQKDWECHCGKYKRVRYKGVVCDRCGVEVTRAKVRRERMGHIELAAPVSHIWYFKGIPSRMGLALDMSPRSLEEIIYFASYVVTDPGETPLEKKQLLSEKEYRSYREKYGYGFQAGMGAEAVKKLLQDIDIEKELEFLKEELRTAQGQRRNRAIKRLEVIEAFRNSGNKPDWMIMDVLPVIPPELRPMVQLDGGRFATSDLNDLYRRVINRNNRLKRLLDLGAPDIIVQNEKRMLQEAVDALIDNGRRGRPVTGPGNRPLKSLSHMLKGKQGRFRQNLLGKRVDYSGRSVIVVGPYLKMYQCGLPKKMALELFKPFVMKELVNKGLAHNIKSAKRKVERVSPEVWDVLEEVIREHPVLLNRAPTLHRLGIQAFEPILVEGHAIRLHPLVCTAYNADFDGDQMAVHVPLSAEAQAEARLLMLASGNILNPKDGKPVVTPSQDMVLGTFYLTMDNKEEKGTGMILRTVNEAVSAYQRGTAGLHARVAIPVKALGKTSFTEAQQGAMLITTVGKIIFNEIYPSSFPYINEATKTNLLQGTPEKYFIYEKGADIREAIMNAPEASAVGKEYLGLIIARCFETYHTTKTSMILDRIKQLGFTYSTRSGVTVAVSDVIVPEEKATILKESEAKVDVVANQYRRGLITNDERYDRVIEIWSKTKDDLTNVLLKSMDRFNSIMLMVDSKARGNKSQITQLGGMRGLMATPSGRIFELPIKANFREGLTVLEYFISTHGARKGLADTALRTADSGYLTRRLVDVAQDVIVREEDCGTDKGFTVSRIQDGKEVIEDLYDRIEGRYSFETVRHPETKEIIVHRNDLIDSDKAEEIVNAGVTKLQIRSVLSCRARHGVCKKCYGRNLATGKFVEIGEAVGIIAAQSIGEPGTQLTMRTFHTGGVAGDDITQGLPRIQELFEARNPKGQATISEIDGVIKEIRETKDRREIEVQGEAESKTYSITYGSRLRVSEGQEIEAGDELTDGSIDPKEMLRIKGIRGVQNYILQEVQRVYRNQGVEINDKHIEVMIKQMLRKIRIIDAGDTNLLPGAFADIHEYEAANKEAILSGNEPAVAKPVLLGITKASLETDSFLSAASFQETTRVLTDAAIKGKVDKLLGLKENVIIGKLIPAGTGMNRYRNVKLSDPNAQSEQEALETVPAE is encoded by the coding sequence TTGTTGGACGTTAACAATTTTGAATTTATGAAAATCGGGCTTGCTTCTCCGGAAAAAATTCGTTCTTGGTCCCGCGGAGAAGTAAAAAAACCGGAAACCATTAACTATCGTACGTTGAAACCGGAAAAAGAAGGCCTTTTCTGCGAGCGCATTTTTGGACCGCAAAAAGACTGGGAATGTCACTGTGGTAAATACAAACGCGTCCGTTATAAGGGCGTTGTCTGCGACCGCTGCGGCGTGGAAGTTACCCGCGCTAAAGTCCGCCGCGAACGTATGGGCCATATCGAGCTGGCAGCTCCGGTATCTCATATCTGGTACTTCAAGGGTATTCCTAGCCGTATGGGTCTGGCTCTGGACATGTCCCCAAGATCGCTTGAAGAGATCATCTACTTCGCATCTTATGTTGTAACTGATCCGGGTGAAACGCCGCTGGAGAAGAAACAGCTGCTGTCCGAGAAAGAATACCGCAGCTACCGCGAGAAATACGGCTATGGGTTCCAGGCGGGTATGGGTGCTGAGGCAGTTAAAAAGCTGCTCCAGGATATCGACATCGAAAAGGAATTGGAATTCCTCAAGGAAGAGCTGCGTACGGCTCAAGGCCAACGCCGCAACCGGGCAATCAAACGTCTGGAAGTCATTGAAGCCTTCCGCAACTCCGGCAACAAGCCTGACTGGATGATCATGGATGTGCTTCCGGTAATTCCTCCGGAACTTCGCCCAATGGTTCAACTGGATGGCGGCCGTTTTGCTACGTCTGACCTTAATGACTTGTACCGTCGTGTAATTAACCGGAACAACCGTCTGAAGAGACTGCTTGATCTGGGTGCTCCTGATATTATCGTGCAGAATGAAAAACGGATGCTTCAGGAAGCTGTCGATGCACTGATCGACAACGGCCGCCGTGGCCGTCCTGTAACAGGTCCTGGTAACCGTCCGCTCAAATCGCTCAGCCATATGCTGAAGGGTAAACAAGGGCGCTTCCGTCAGAACTTGCTCGGTAAACGTGTTGACTACTCCGGACGTTCCGTTATCGTTGTGGGACCATATCTGAAGATGTACCAATGCGGACTTCCGAAGAAAATGGCTTTGGAGCTCTTCAAGCCGTTCGTAATGAAAGAACTGGTTAACAAAGGCCTTGCCCATAACATCAAGAGCGCAAAACGTAAAGTTGAGCGTGTAAGTCCTGAAGTATGGGATGTACTTGAAGAAGTAATCAGAGAGCATCCGGTTCTGCTGAACCGTGCCCCTACGCTGCACAGACTCGGTATTCAAGCCTTTGAACCGATCCTGGTAGAAGGTCACGCTATCCGTCTTCACCCGCTCGTATGTACGGCTTACAACGCCGACTTTGACGGTGACCAAATGGCGGTACACGTTCCTCTGTCGGCTGAAGCTCAAGCTGAAGCACGTCTCCTGATGCTGGCATCCGGTAACATCCTTAACCCTAAGGACGGCAAGCCGGTTGTTACTCCTTCCCAGGATATGGTCCTTGGTACTTTCTATCTGACCATGGACAACAAGGAAGAAAAGGGCACAGGTATGATTCTGCGTACCGTAAACGAAGCTGTTTCAGCTTACCAGCGCGGAACTGCAGGATTGCACGCACGTGTAGCTATTCCGGTTAAAGCATTGGGTAAGACCAGCTTTACGGAAGCGCAGCAAGGTGCAATGCTAATCACAACTGTCGGTAAAATTATCTTTAACGAAATTTATCCGAGCAGTTTCCCTTATATCAACGAAGCTACCAAAACGAATCTGCTGCAAGGTACACCTGAGAAATACTTTATCTACGAAAAGGGTGCGGATATCCGTGAGGCTATCATGAATGCTCCGGAAGCAAGCGCCGTAGGTAAGGAATATCTGGGTCTGATCATTGCACGCTGCTTCGAGACTTACCATACAACCAAGACATCCATGATCCTGGATAGAATCAAGCAGCTCGGCTTCACGTATTCCACACGGTCCGGTGTTACTGTTGCCGTATCCGACGTTATCGTGCCAGAAGAGAAGGCTACTATTCTGAAAGAGTCTGAAGCTAAGGTTGATGTGGTTGCTAACCAATATCGCCGTGGTCTGATTACCAATGACGAGCGCTATGACCGCGTTATTGAAATCTGGTCGAAGACGAAGGATGATCTTACCAATGTCCTGCTGAAATCGATGGACCGCTTCAACTCTATCATGCTCATGGTTGATTCCAAGGCGCGTGGTAATAAATCGCAGATCACCCAGCTGGGCGGTATGCGTGGACTGATGGCAACACCTTCAGGCCGGATTTTCGAATTGCCGATCAAAGCGAACTTCCGTGAAGGTCTGACGGTCCTCGAGTACTTTATCTCCACCCACGGAGCGCGTAAAGGTCTGGCCGATACAGCGCTGCGTACTGCGGATTCCGGTTACCTGACACGTCGTCTCGTAGACGTGGCGCAAGACGTGATCGTCCGCGAGGAAGATTGCGGTACCGATAAAGGCTTCACTGTCAGCCGAATTCAAGATGGTAAAGAAGTTATCGAAGATCTGTATGACCGTATTGAAGGCCGTTACTCCTTTGAAACTGTCCGTCATCCGGAAACGAAGGAAATCATCGTTCACCGCAACGATCTGATTGACTCCGACAAGGCTGAAGAGATTGTTAACGCAGGTGTAACTAAGCTGCAAATTCGCTCTGTACTGAGCTGCCGTGCCCGTCACGGGGTCTGCAAAAAATGCTACGGACGTAACCTGGCAACAGGTAAATTCGTGGAAATCGGTGAAGCTGTCGGCATTATCGCCGCACAATCCATCGGTGAGCCGGGAACCCAGCTTACCATGCGTACGTTCCATACCGGTGGTGTTGCCGGTGATGACATCACGCAAGGTTTGCCGCGTATCCAAGAGTTGTTTGAAGCCCGTAACCCTAAAGGTCAGGCGACAATCAGTGAAATTGACGGGGTAATCAAGGAAATCCGCGAAACCAAAGACCGCCGCGAAATCGAGGTTCAAGGTGAAGCTGAATCCAAGACCTACTCCATCACTTATGGTTCGCGTCTGCGTGTCAGTGAAGGCCAGGAGATTGAAGCTGGGGATGAACTGACAGACGGTTCGATCGACCCTAAAGAAATGCTGCGTATCAAAGGGATCCGTGGGGTACAGAACTACATTCTGCAAGAAGTACAGCGTGTATACCGTAACCAGGGCGTAGAAATCAATGATAAGCACATTGAAGTTATGATCAAGCAGATGCTGCGCAAGATCCGTATTATCGACGCAGGGGATACCAATCTCCTGCCAGGAGCTTTTGCGGACATTCATGAATATGAAGCAGCCAACAAAGAAGCTATTCTTTCTGGTAATGAACCTGCGGTGGCCAAACCGGTACTGCTCGGTATTACCAAGGCATCCCTGGAGACAGACTCCTTCCTGTCTGCGGCATCATTCCAAGAAACTACACGTGTCTTGACCGATGCAGCAATCAAAGGTAAAGTCGATAAGCTCCTGGGACTGAAAGAAAATGTTATCATTGGTAAGCTGATCCCTGCAGGTACGGGGATGAACCGCTACCGTAATGTAAAGCTGAGCGATCCGAATGCACAGAGCGAGCAAGAAGCTCTAGAGACGGTTCCTGCTGAATAA
- the rpoB gene encoding DNA-directed RNA polymerase subunit beta gives MAGHLVQYGRRTRRSYARINEVLEVPNLIEIQQKSYDWFLEEGLREMFQDISPIQDFTGNLVLEFIDYSLGEPKYTVDDAKERDVTYAAPLRVKVRLINKETGEVKEQEVFMGDFPLMTETGTFIINGAERVIVSQLVRSPSVYFSTKVDKNGKKTYTATVIPNRGAWLELETDAKDIMYVRIDRTRKIPVTVLLRALGFGSDAEILELLGNDEYIRNTLDKDNTDSTEKALIEIYERLRPGEPPTLDNAKSLLVARFFDPKRYDLANVGRYKINKKLHIKNRLFNQRLAQPLVDESTGEILAESGQMVDRRLLDELIPYFEKNVAAKNYRVTGGVMDSEDIPLQTIDVFSPIEEGRVIKLIANGNIDKSVKHITQADIISSISYFINLLHGIGNTDDIDHLGNRRLRSVGELLQNQFRIGLSRMERVVRERMSIQDANAITPQALINIRPVIASIKEFFGSSQLSQFMDQTNPLAELTHKRRLSALGPGGLTRERAGFEVRDVHHSHYGRMCPIETPEGPNIGLINSLSTFARINEYGFIEAPYRWVDPKTGKVTEQIDYLTADEEDNYVVAQANVLIDEDGSFKEEQVIVRYNKDSDNITTMPSNRVDYMDVSPKQVVSVATALIPFLENDDSNRALMGSNMQRQAVPLLIPKAPLVGTGMEHKSAKDSGVCIVSKYDGIIERSSANEIWLRRVEAVEGKEVKGDIVKYKLHKFMRSNQGTCINQRPLAKRGDIVKKGDILADGPSTEMGELALGRNVVVAFMTWEGYNYEDAILLSEKLVKEDVYTSIHIEEYESEARDTKLGPEEITRDIPNVGEEALRNLDERGIIRIGAEINAGDILVGKVTPKGVTELTAEERLLHAIFGEKAREVRDTSLRVPHGSDGIIVDVKVFTRENGDELPPGVNQLVRVYIAQKRKISEGDKMAGRHGNKGVVARILPEEDMPFLPDGTPVQVVLNPLGVPSRMNIGQVLEVHIGMAALQLGIHVATPVFDGARENDVFDTMEEAGMQRNGKTVLYDGRTGERFEREVTVGVMHMIKLAHMVDDKIHARSTGPYSLVTQQPLGGKAQFGGQRFGEMEVWALEAYGAAYTLQEILTVKSDDVVGRVKTYESIVKGENVPEPGVPESFKVLIKELQSLGMDVKILSGDEQEIEMKELDDEDETSGDKLSLNLEGAEVGIE, from the coding sequence TTGGCAGGACATCTTGTTCAGTATGGTCGACGCACTCGGCGGAGCTATGCGAGAATTAACGAGGTACTCGAGGTCCCGAACCTGATCGAGATCCAACAAAAATCTTACGATTGGTTTTTGGAGGAAGGATTGCGGGAAATGTTCCAGGACATCTCGCCGATCCAGGATTTCACAGGTAATTTGGTGCTTGAGTTCATTGATTACAGCCTGGGTGAACCGAAATATACGGTTGACGACGCTAAAGAGCGGGACGTAACTTATGCGGCTCCTCTGCGGGTGAAGGTACGGCTCATTAATAAGGAGACCGGTGAGGTCAAAGAGCAGGAAGTGTTCATGGGAGATTTCCCGCTGATGACGGAGACCGGCACTTTTATTATCAATGGTGCGGAACGGGTTATTGTCAGCCAGTTGGTTCGCTCTCCAAGCGTCTATTTCAGCACGAAAGTGGATAAGAACGGCAAAAAAACCTACACCGCCACAGTAATTCCGAACCGCGGAGCCTGGCTGGAGCTTGAGACGGATGCTAAGGATATCATGTATGTCCGTATCGACCGTACACGTAAAATTCCGGTTACCGTGCTTTTGCGTGCTCTTGGTTTCGGTAGTGATGCCGAAATTCTGGAACTGCTTGGTAATGATGAATATATTCGCAATACGCTGGATAAAGACAACACGGACTCTACGGAAAAAGCGCTTATCGAAATTTACGAGCGTTTGCGTCCGGGTGAACCTCCTACCCTTGACAATGCCAAGAGCCTTTTGGTTGCACGCTTCTTTGATCCGAAGCGCTATGACTTGGCCAACGTTGGCCGTTACAAAATCAACAAAAAACTGCACATCAAGAATCGTCTGTTCAATCAGCGACTGGCTCAGCCATTGGTTGATGAATCCACAGGAGAAATCCTGGCGGAATCCGGTCAAATGGTTGACCGCCGTCTGCTTGATGAGCTGATCCCTTACTTCGAAAAGAATGTTGCTGCTAAGAACTACCGCGTAACAGGCGGAGTTATGGACAGCGAAGACATCCCGCTGCAGACTATCGACGTCTTCTCGCCGATTGAAGAAGGACGGGTTATCAAGCTGATTGCCAACGGCAACATCGACAAGTCGGTCAAGCATATTACTCAGGCTGATATTATCTCCTCAATCAGCTACTTTATTAATTTGCTGCACGGTATCGGCAACACCGATGATATCGACCACTTGGGTAACCGCCGCCTGCGTTCGGTAGGTGAGCTGCTGCAGAACCAATTCCGTATTGGTTTGTCCCGTATGGAGCGCGTAGTGCGCGAGAGAATGTCGATTCAGGATGCCAACGCGATTACGCCGCAGGCACTGATTAACATACGTCCCGTTATCGCCTCCATCAAAGAGTTCTTCGGCAGTTCGCAGCTGTCCCAGTTTATGGACCAGACGAACCCGCTTGCTGAACTTACGCACAAACGCCGTCTATCGGCACTCGGACCCGGCGGTCTGACCCGTGAACGCGCAGGCTTTGAAGTCCGCGACGTACATCACAGTCACTATGGCCGTATGTGTCCAATCGAAACACCGGAAGGTCCGAACATCGGTTTGATCAACTCCTTGTCCACCTTTGCCCGCATCAATGAGTATGGCTTTATCGAAGCTCCATACCGTTGGGTGGATCCAAAGACCGGTAAGGTTACTGAACAGATTGATTATCTGACCGCGGATGAAGAAGATAACTATGTAGTTGCCCAGGCGAATGTACTGATCGATGAAGATGGTTCTTTCAAGGAAGAACAGGTTATCGTTCGTTACAATAAGGACTCGGACAACATTACTACAATGCCTAGTAATCGTGTTGACTACATGGACGTTTCGCCAAAACAGGTTGTATCGGTCGCTACGGCGCTTATTCCGTTCCTTGAGAACGATGACTCCAACCGCGCACTGATGGGATCGAACATGCAGCGTCAGGCCGTTCCGCTCCTGATTCCGAAGGCTCCGCTTGTCGGCACAGGCATGGAACATAAATCCGCTAAGGATTCCGGCGTATGTATTGTTTCCAAGTATGACGGCATTATCGAACGTTCGTCGGCCAATGAAATTTGGCTGCGCCGTGTTGAAGCTGTCGAAGGCAAGGAAGTTAAAGGCGATATCGTTAAATATAAATTACACAAATTTATGCGTTCGAACCAAGGTACCTGTATTAACCAACGTCCGCTGGCAAAAAGAGGGGACATTGTTAAGAAAGGTGACATCCTGGCAGACGGTCCTTCCACAGAAATGGGCGAATTGGCTCTAGGCCGCAACGTAGTCGTTGCGTTCATGACGTGGGAAGGTTACAACTACGAGGATGCCATCCTGCTGAGTGAGAAGCTGGTTAAGGAAGATGTATACACTTCGATTCACATCGAGGAATACGAATCCGAAGCCCGCGACACGAAGCTGGGACCTGAAGAGATCACGCGTGATATTCCGAATGTGGGCGAAGAAGCTCTGCGCAATCTTGATGAGCGCGGCATCATCCGCATTGGTGCGGAAATCAACGCCGGCGACATTCTGGTTGGTAAAGTTACTCCGAAGGGCGTAACGGAACTGACTGCTGAAGAGCGCCTGCTGCATGCAATCTTTGGCGAGAAGGCCCGTGAAGTACGCGACACCTCACTGCGCGTTCCACATGGTAGTGATGGTATTATCGTTGACGTTAAGGTATTCACCCGTGAGAACGGCGATGAGCTGCCTCCTGGCGTGAATCAGCTGGTTCGTGTCTATATCGCTCAGAAACGTAAGATCTCTGAGGGGGATAAGATGGCCGGACGTCACGGTAACAAGGGTGTCGTTGCCCGTATCCTGCCAGAAGAAGATATGCCGTTCCTTCCGGACGGTACTCCGGTACAGGTTGTCCTGAACCCGCTGGGCGTACCATCGCGTATGAACATCGGCCAGGTGCTGGAGGTTCATATTGGTATGGCGGCACTGCAGCTCGGTATTCACGTAGCTACTCCGGTATTCGATGGAGCCCGTGAGAACGACGTGTTTGACACAATGGAAGAAGCCGGCATGCAGCGTAATGGTAAGACCGTGCTCTATGATGGCCGTACAGGCGAACGCTTCGAGCGTGAAGTTACTGTCGGTGTCATGCACATGATCAAACTGGCGCACATGGTTGACGATAAGATTCATGCCCGCTCCACAGGACCTTACTCACTCGTTACGCAACAGCCACTCGGCGGTAAAGCCCAGTTCGGCGGACAGCGCTTCGGGGAGATGGAAGTATGGGCGCTTGAAGCTTACGGTGCTGCATATACACTGCAAGAGATTTTGACTGTGAAGTCCGATGATGTGGTCGGCCGTGTGAAAACATACGAATCCATTGTCAAAGGCGAAAATGTTCCAGAACCGGGTGTTCCGGAATCGTTCAAGGTACTCATCAAGGAACTGCAGTCGCTTGGTATGGATGTCAAAATCCTCAGCGGCGACGAGCAGGAGATCGAGATGAAGGAATTGGATGATGAAGACGAGACGTCAGGCGACAAGCTGAGCCTCAATTTGGAAGGCGCGGAAGTCGGAATCGAGTAG